One Persicobacter psychrovividus DNA window includes the following coding sequences:
- a CDS encoding 6-phosphofructokinase, with protein MKDAIAILCGGGPAPGINTVISSVAKVFLNNGYRVIGLHEGYKGLFSTETRIDEIDYEFADDIYTRGGSALRMSRFKPDLTKLNVSFFKENNIKLLVTIGGDDTASTANRISKYLEENNVTVQNIHVPKTIDNDLPLPEGIPTFGYNSAKNEGVLIANTVLEDARTSQNWFILSAMGREAGHLTIGIGSACHYPMIIIPEMFENVPVTFENIIRLNISSILKRKLLGLKYGASIISEGVFHFMSEDEINNSGIDFPQDDHGHPELHAISKSHVFANLVQKRVKELNLPNKMRPVELGFEVRCAKPIGYDLTYCTLLGFGVYQLFSNGDSRCMVSVDHNGDVKPLFLKDVEDENGRVKARLVNLHAANTQAVLDHGMHYITEKDYEAAKAFVDNPEYYDFNKILKR; from the coding sequence ATGAAAGACGCAATTGCAATTTTGTGTGGTGGCGGACCTGCACCCGGAATTAACACCGTGATTAGTTCCGTAGCAAAAGTTTTCCTGAACAATGGCTACCGGGTAATCGGTTTGCATGAAGGCTACAAGGGCCTTTTCAGCACCGAAACAAGGATCGACGAAATCGATTATGAATTCGCTGATGACATCTACACCCGAGGAGGTTCAGCACTACGCATGAGTCGATTCAAACCTGACTTGACCAAACTTAATGTTTCCTTTTTCAAAGAGAACAACATCAAACTACTGGTAACTATTGGTGGTGACGATACCGCTTCGACGGCCAACCGCATCAGTAAATACCTCGAAGAAAATAACGTGACGGTCCAAAACATTCACGTTCCAAAAACGATTGACAACGACCTTCCGCTACCTGAGGGAATCCCTACTTTCGGATACAACTCAGCGAAAAATGAAGGGGTACTGATTGCCAACACCGTTTTGGAAGATGCACGAACAAGCCAAAACTGGTTTATCCTTTCGGCTATGGGACGCGAAGCTGGCCACCTGACTATCGGTATCGGCTCGGCCTGTCACTATCCGATGATCATCATCCCTGAAATGTTCGAAAATGTGCCTGTAACTTTTGAGAATATTATCCGCCTGAACATTTCTTCCATCCTGAAACGTAAGCTGTTGGGCTTGAAATATGGTGCTTCGATCATTTCTGAAGGCGTATTTCATTTCATGAGCGAAGACGAGATCAATAATTCAGGCATCGATTTCCCTCAGGACGACCACGGCCACCCAGAGCTTCATGCCATTTCAAAATCACACGTTTTTGCCAATCTGGTACAAAAGCGCGTGAAAGAATTGAATTTGCCGAACAAAATGCGTCCCGTAGAATTGGGCTTCGAGGTGCGCTGTGCCAAGCCTATTGGTTACGACCTGACTTACTGTACCCTTTTGGGCTTCGGAGTATACCAATTGTTCAGCAATGGCGATTCACGATGCATGGTTTCCGTAGATCATAACGGCGATGTAAAACCATTATTCCTCAAGGATGTAGAAGATGAAAACGGTCGCGTAAAAGCCCGTTTGGTGAATCTTCATGCAGCCAACACACAAGCGGTTTTGGATCACGGAATGCACTATATTACCGAAAAGGACTACGAAGCAGCCAAAGCTTTCGTAGACAATCCTGAATATTATGACTTCAACAAAATATTGAAGCGATAA
- a CDS encoding T9SS type A sorting domain-containing protein: protein MMRSLFVMVLVMLPFFGQAQNPYQKFINALKQDLKLQSDPDHLTPKETEHTANQRAKTVSILKQFNKLSSLQQQNSRVASPAHPIDSVVSRVQNPETEEWANIAFDTYYYNEAGLLSEIKSDSIVPNSEDFTYRKQTYQYNTDGLVTHYLSQTLSDGEFITDGKEEYLYPDENTSVVIEYGYTNEGREYLSQKTTISIIDEYTNYREYLSYYSNDILSYGYRSTRSTSDNKNNIEEYKYQYDYNTNEGKWSAYQKIYRTYDEQRRQTEFIRWYSNSAGDQFESSIKHTFSFTEDGMDKTENHYSRANDEQEWALVWTVDFLYNQGDSLYVRNYHESTGVHIKEFELPNDEGSEIFVFTYESTEPQHFSGTENTKDAQGRPTLVKEYMINDNQQKDYERQLAYEYYDNTELIKTKITQPFNTDNGQWENYSKSEYDYVGEKESLHHYFMWDNNTEDWVLKSKFEETFYEDGGIKSRLREEVKSYSEYTEADEFLYITLAKSYYYSKDRWVGLHFYGHEYIYPDGTKESLLKIDDYWNRWDHNTGEWYLTERTKSEMFEPHSNAMIKWTDVFDLSLPEEFQNYRSVYYYANFDENQPEEEEQPEEEDALSAGKSIKISIYPNPAQSHLQIKSEINIEAVSIINSAGQTIRAFDQALNSYSVEGLPAGIYTVVVKSQGKQYSKRFIKE, encoded by the coding sequence ATGATGAGATCACTATTCGTTATGGTGCTTGTAATGTTGCCATTTTTCGGACAAGCACAAAACCCCTATCAGAAATTTATCAATGCGCTAAAGCAAGATTTAAAATTACAGTCAGATCCTGACCACCTAACCCCTAAAGAAACGGAGCATACTGCAAACCAAAGAGCAAAAACGGTTTCAATCCTTAAGCAATTCAACAAACTAAGCTCCCTTCAACAACAAAACAGCAGAGTTGCATCTCCTGCTCACCCTATTGACAGCGTTGTTAGTCGCGTGCAAAACCCAGAAACTGAAGAATGGGCAAATATTGCTTTTGACACCTACTATTATAATGAGGCAGGTTTACTTTCAGAGATCAAAAGCGACTCTATCGTCCCTAACTCAGAAGATTTCACCTATCGAAAACAAACCTATCAGTACAATACCGATGGTCTGGTAACTCACTATTTATCCCAAACCCTTTCTGATGGCGAATTCATCACCGACGGTAAAGAGGAATACTTGTACCCTGACGAAAACACAAGCGTAGTGATTGAATATGGATATACCAATGAAGGAAGGGAGTATTTATCCCAGAAAACGACCATCAGCATCATCGATGAGTACACCAATTATAGAGAGTACCTGTCTTATTATTCGAATGATATTTTAAGCTATGGATATAGAAGTACCAGAAGCACTTCGGACAATAAAAATAATATTGAGGAATATAAATATCAATATGACTATAACACCAATGAAGGGAAATGGTCAGCTTATCAAAAGATATATAGAACATATGATGAGCAAAGAAGGCAAACTGAATTTATCCGATGGTATAGCAACTCAGCAGGAGATCAATTTGAATCAAGTATAAAACATACCTTCTCATTTACTGAAGATGGAATGGATAAAACAGAAAATCATTATTCACGAGCCAATGACGAGCAAGAATGGGCTTTGGTCTGGACCGTGGACTTCCTTTACAACCAAGGAGACTCCCTTTATGTGCGCAATTACCACGAAAGTACGGGTGTTCACATAAAGGAATTTGAACTTCCAAATGATGAAGGAAGTGAAATATTTGTCTTCACCTACGAATCAACTGAACCTCAACACTTTTCCGGCACAGAAAACACTAAAGACGCACAAGGCAGACCTACCCTTGTTAAAGAATATATGATTAACGACAATCAGCAAAAAGATTACGAACGTCAGCTTGCCTACGAATATTATGATAACACTGAACTCATCAAAACTAAAATCACCCAACCATTTAATACCGATAATGGACAATGGGAAAACTACAGCAAATCTGAATATGATTATGTTGGCGAAAAGGAAAGCCTTCACCACTATTTTATGTGGGACAACAACACCGAAGATTGGGTTTTAAAAAGTAAATTTGAGGAAACCTTTTATGAGGATGGGGGAATTAAATCCAGACTCAGAGAAGAAGTCAAGAGTTACTCAGAATATACTGAGGCAGATGAATTTCTTTATATCACTTTAGCTAAAAGTTATTATTACTCAAAGGATCGATGGGTAGGGCTACACTTTTATGGGCATGAATATATTTACCCGGATGGCACCAAAGAATCCCTATTGAAAATTGATGACTATTGGAACAGATGGGATCACAATACGGGAGAATGGTATTTAACAGAAAGAACTAAAAGTGAAATGTTTGAACCACATAGCAATGCAATGATCAAATGGACAGATGTATTTGATCTTTCACTACCTGAAGAATTCCAAAATTATCGTTCAGTATATTATTACGCTAACTTTGACGAGAACCAACCGGAAGAAGAGGAACAACCTGAAGAAGAAGATGCTCTTTCGGCAGGCAAAAGTATTAAGATCTCCATCTACCCCAACCCCGCCCAATCCCATCTTCAGATCAAATCTGAAATAAATATCGAGGCAGTGAGCATCATCAATTCGGCTGGGCAAACCATCCGCGCTTTTGATCAGGCATTGAACAGTTATTCGGTTGAAGGATTGCCTGCGGGAATTTATACGGTGGTCGTGAAAAGCCAAGGCAAGCAATATTCGAAACGATTTATTAAGGAGTAA
- a CDS encoding DUF427 domain-containing protein, with protein sequence MKAIWNGTTIAESDQTIEVEGNQYFPKSSLKMDYFEEISQRTTCPWKGEAHYYDVKVEGEVNKGSAWYYPDPKPKAAQIKDHVAFWKGVEVKS encoded by the coding sequence ATGAAAGCAATTTGGAATGGCACAACGATTGCCGAGAGCGATCAGACCATAGAGGTCGAAGGGAATCAGTATTTCCCCAAATCATCTTTGAAGATGGATTATTTTGAAGAAATCAGCCAACGAACCACCTGCCCGTGGAAAGGAGAGGCGCATTATTACGATGTGAAGGTTGAAGGCGAGGTGAACAAAGGCAGTGCGTGGTATTATCCTGACCCGAAACCCAAAGCAGCGCAAATCAAGGATCATGTGGCGTTTTGGAAAGGGGTGGAGGTTAAATCGTAA
- the tyrS gene encoding tyrosine--tRNA ligase — MAKNFVEEVRWRGMLHDIMPGTEEQLQKELTSAYLGIDPTADSLHIGHLVGVMLLKHFQDAGHKPFALVGGATGMIGDPSGKSEERNLLTEEILQHNVSCIKDQLAKFLDFDSDSDNAAVLVNNYDWMKDFSFLDFARDIGKHITVNYMMSKDSVKKRLTGEARDGMSFTEFTYQLLQGYDFLHLYQNNNVKIQMGGSDQWGNITTGTELVRRKAQGEAFALTCPLLLKSDGQKFGKTEGGAVWLDPKRTSPYAFYQFWLNVADDDAKKNIKIFTVLDEATINGLIAEHDEAPHTRVLQKRLAEEVTRMVHGQEELDMAIKASGILFGKSTTEDLAALNEDTLLAVFEGVPQTEISAEDFAALPNVTDLAAYESLVFKSKGEARKMINGGGVSINKGKISDPNAAVEFDLLQGKYLLIQRGKKNYFLLKVVK; from the coding sequence ATGGCAAAAAATTTTGTTGAAGAAGTACGCTGGAGAGGCATGCTTCATGATATTATGCCAGGTACTGAGGAGCAGTTGCAGAAAGAGCTGACTTCTGCATACTTGGGCATTGACCCTACTGCGGATTCCCTGCATATTGGTCACTTGGTTGGCGTGATGCTGTTAAAACACTTTCAGGATGCTGGACACAAACCCTTCGCTTTGGTGGGTGGTGCCACAGGTATGATCGGTGACCCTTCGGGAAAATCTGAAGAGCGTAACCTGTTAACCGAGGAGATCCTTCAGCACAATGTCAGCTGTATCAAAGACCAATTGGCGAAGTTCTTGGACTTCGATTCTGATTCAGACAATGCGGCTGTGTTGGTGAACAATTACGATTGGATGAAGGATTTTTCTTTCTTGGATTTTGCCCGCGACATCGGAAAGCACATCACCGTGAACTACATGATGTCTAAGGATTCTGTAAAGAAACGCCTGACAGGTGAAGCTCGTGATGGTATGTCGTTCACTGAGTTTACCTATCAGTTATTGCAAGGATATGACTTTTTGCACCTGTACCAAAACAACAATGTGAAGATTCAGATGGGTGGATCGGACCAGTGGGGTAACATTACTACAGGTACAGAATTGGTTCGTCGCAAGGCGCAGGGTGAGGCTTTTGCTTTAACGTGCCCATTGTTGCTAAAATCTGACGGTCAGAAATTCGGTAAAACCGAAGGTGGTGCCGTTTGGCTGGATCCAAAGCGCACGTCTCCCTATGCTTTCTACCAGTTCTGGTTGAATGTTGCTGATGACGACGCCAAGAAAAATATCAAAATATTCACCGTCCTTGACGAAGCAACAATCAACGGATTAATCGCTGAACACGACGAAGCACCACATACCCGTGTGCTTCAAAAGCGATTGGCTGAAGAAGTTACCCGTATGGTTCACGGACAGGAAGAATTGGACATGGCCATTAAGGCATCAGGCATTCTTTTCGGTAAATCTACTACCGAAGATTTGGCGGCTTTGAACGAGGATACACTTTTGGCAGTTTTTGAGGGTGTACCACAGACGGAAATTTCGGCAGAAGATTTTGCCGCGCTTCCAAATGTTACTGATTTGGCGGCTTATGAAAGTCTGGTTTTCAAATCAAAAGGAGAAGCCCGCAAAATGATTAACGGCGGTGGTGTTTCCATCAACAAAGGAAAAATCAGCGACCCGAATGCTGCTGTTGAATTTGACCTGTTGCAAGGAAAATACCTGTTGATCCAGCGCGGTAAAAAGAACTACTTTTTATTGAAGGTGGTGAAATAA
- a CDS encoding patatin-like phospholipase family protein gives MAKPYKIGIVLSGGGSKGLAHVGVLRYLEEIGIEIDAIAGTSAGAIVGGLYANGVPPREIKSFFQSTPIFHWQHRGFFSQRQFDGIIDSAKIIKFFKPYFPIDDFSHLKKDLYLVATDLQKGKERVFHGSGPVCKPIMASAAFPLVFSPVTIDDTLYSDGGILNHFPVDVLYGKCEKLIGVFVSPIREAEKDSLHGIQNIVIRAMNIQSTHGEQEKIRYCNVGITSEELINYGTFTTKSEVLHEIYEIGYRAAQQQHDALIKLLEPQEKSASKL, from the coding sequence ATGGCTAAACCTTATAAAATTGGTATTGTCCTTTCAGGAGGAGGCTCAAAAGGACTCGCACATGTAGGCGTATTGCGTTACCTCGAAGAAATTGGAATTGAAATTGATGCCATTGCAGGCACCAGCGCGGGGGCTATCGTTGGTGGGCTATACGCCAATGGGGTACCACCTCGCGAGATAAAATCATTTTTTCAGAGCACCCCTATTTTTCACTGGCAGCATCGTGGCTTCTTCAGTCAGCGGCAATTTGACGGCATCATCGATTCGGCAAAAATCATCAAATTTTTCAAGCCTTACTTTCCCATCGACGATTTCAGCCACCTGAAAAAAGACCTGTACCTCGTGGCCACCGACCTCCAAAAGGGTAAAGAGCGTGTTTTTCATGGCAGTGGCCCAGTGTGCAAACCGATTATGGCAAGTGCCGCCTTCCCGCTTGTTTTTTCTCCTGTTACGATCGACGACACCCTGTACAGCGACGGAGGCATTCTTAACCACTTCCCTGTAGACGTGCTGTATGGCAAGTGCGAAAAACTCATTGGAGTTTTTGTGTCTCCAATTCGCGAAGCGGAGAAAGATTCCCTGCACGGTATTCAGAATATTGTGATTCGTGCGATGAACATCCAGAGCACCCACGGAGAGCAAGAGAAAATCAGGTATTGTAATGTAGGCATTACCTCTGAGGAACTCATCAATTATGGTACCTTCACCACCAAATCAGAAGTATTGCACGAAATTTATGAAATCGGTTATCGGGCGGCGCAACAACAACACGACGCACTCATTAAATTACTTGAACCACAGGAAAAATCTGCATCCAAATTATAA